The Frondihabitans australicus genome includes a region encoding these proteins:
- a CDS encoding threonine aldolase family protein encodes MLHDPALKSFASDNYSGVHPEVMQAVADANGGHVGSYGADPYTARFAELVVQHFGEGSTVHPVLTGTGANVVALQALVPRWGAVICATTAHVYTDEGGAPERLGGIKLLTVPTPDGKLTPELVDRQAYGWGDQQRPQPLAVTITQTTEMGTAYTVDEIRAITAHAHSLGMRVHLDGARIANAAATLGTGLREFTRDAGVDVVSFGGTKNGLMLGESVVSLTDVELPGITYIRKMDAQLASKLRFVSAQYVALLEGDLWLRSATHSNAMATRLRDGLVGLPGVTVTQAVEANAVFAILPKHAIEPVRAKHRFYDWNRDTGEVRLMCSFDTTEADVDALLASVRAEIEAAA; translated from the coding sequence ATGCTGCACGACCCCGCCCTGAAGAGCTTCGCGTCCGACAACTACTCGGGGGTGCACCCCGAGGTGATGCAGGCGGTGGCCGACGCGAACGGCGGCCACGTCGGGTCGTACGGCGCCGACCCCTACACCGCGCGCTTCGCCGAGCTCGTCGTGCAGCACTTCGGCGAGGGCTCGACCGTCCACCCGGTGCTCACCGGAACGGGCGCGAACGTCGTGGCGCTGCAGGCCCTCGTGCCGCGGTGGGGCGCGGTGATCTGCGCGACGACCGCGCACGTCTACACCGACGAGGGCGGGGCTCCCGAGCGTCTCGGCGGCATCAAGCTGCTCACCGTGCCGACGCCCGACGGCAAGCTCACGCCCGAGCTCGTCGACCGGCAGGCCTACGGCTGGGGCGACCAGCAGAGGCCGCAGCCCCTCGCCGTCACGATCACGCAGACGACCGAGATGGGCACGGCCTACACGGTCGACGAGATCCGCGCGATCACGGCGCATGCGCACTCGCTCGGCATGCGAGTCCACCTCGACGGCGCCAGGATCGCCAACGCCGCCGCCACCCTCGGCACGGGCCTGCGCGAGTTCACTCGCGACGCCGGCGTCGACGTCGTCTCGTTCGGCGGCACCAAGAACGGGCTCATGCTCGGCGAGTCGGTCGTCAGCCTCACCGACGTCGAGCTGCCCGGCATCACCTACATCCGCAAGATGGACGCCCAGCTCGCCTCCAAGCTCCGCTTCGTCTCGGCGCAGTACGTCGCGCTGCTCGAAGGCGACCTCTGGCTGCGCTCCGCCACGCACTCGAACGCGATGGCGACCCGGCTGCGCGATGGCCTCGTCGGGCTGCCCGGCGTGACGGTGACGCAGGCGGTCGAGGCCAACGCGGTGTTCGCGATCCTGCCGAAGCACGCCATCGAGCCCGTCCGTGCGAAGCACCGTTTCTACGACTGGAACCGCGACACCGGCGAGGTCCGCCTCATGTGCTCGTTCGACACCACCGAGGCCGACGTCGACGCTCTGCTGGCCTCCGTCCGCGCCGAGATCGAGGCAGCCGCGTGA
- a CDS encoding alpha/beta fold hydrolase encodes MPELTLPGARIHYEVEGRDDGPAVVLIHAGVASLRMWDDLVPSLAATHRILRYDTRGFGRSMADDGDFSDLDDLLAVMDAAGFEKATLIGASRGGRIAIDAAVEAPRRVTGLVTIGSTPSGFPDTELTERENELFDELDELLAAGRFDEMYRREAELWAVGPTRDVVEVDDHFLQLAYALNAENVKQATVKARPLQIEPPAYDRTVDIEVPALFVIGEHDLAGEIAATEYLLSTVPDSTEARFPDSAHLPSVERPEEFARALGGWLAEHGL; translated from the coding sequence ATGCCTGAGCTGACACTCCCCGGCGCCCGCATCCACTACGAGGTGGAGGGCCGCGACGACGGCCCTGCGGTCGTCCTGATCCACGCCGGCGTCGCCAGCCTGCGCATGTGGGACGACCTCGTGCCGAGCCTCGCCGCGACCCATCGGATCCTGCGCTACGACACCCGCGGCTTCGGCCGCTCGATGGCCGACGACGGCGACTTCAGCGACCTCGACGACCTGCTGGCCGTGATGGACGCGGCGGGGTTCGAGAAGGCGACCCTCATCGGCGCGTCGAGGGGCGGCAGGATCGCGATCGACGCCGCGGTCGAAGCTCCTCGTAGGGTTACCGGCCTCGTCACGATCGGCTCCACGCCCAGCGGATTTCCCGACACCGAGCTGACCGAACGCGAGAACGAGCTCTTCGACGAGCTCGACGAGTTGCTCGCCGCCGGGCGTTTCGACGAGATGTACCGGCGCGAGGCTGAGCTCTGGGCGGTGGGCCCGACCCGCGACGTCGTCGAGGTCGACGACCACTTCCTGCAGCTGGCCTACGCGCTGAACGCCGAGAACGTGAAGCAGGCCACGGTCAAGGCCAGACCCCTCCAGATCGAGCCGCCCGCCTACGACCGCACGGTCGACATCGAGGTGCCCGCCCTCTTCGTGATCGGCGAGCACGACCTCGCGGGCGAGATCGCCGCGACCGAGTACCTCCTGTCGACGGTGCCCGACTCGACCGAGGCCCGGTTCCCCGACTCGGCTCACCTGCCGAGCGTCGAGCGGCCGGAGGAGTTCGCGCGAGCCCTCGGAGGGTGGCTGGCCGAGCACGGTCTGTGA
- a CDS encoding exodeoxyribonuclease III — protein sequence MRVATWNVNSIRARAGRVVDWLVREDVDVLGMQEIKCKPEQFPYDLFTEAGYDIELHGLSQWNGVAFASRLPMSDVEITFPSQPGFAKGVESADAPKEARAIGVTVDGVRLWSLYVPNGRELDDPHYAYKLDWLARLRDETEGWLKAQPDLPLALMGDWNVAPLDTDVWDPAVFEGHTHTSPPERAAFAAFQEPGLLADVVRPRLPDGYTYWDYKQLRFPRNEGMRIDFILGSKPFADLVTSARIDRNERKGDAPSDHVPVVVDLAVDSGDDDDRPMIF from the coding sequence ATGCGTGTCGCCACCTGGAACGTCAACTCCATCCGCGCCCGGGCGGGCCGTGTCGTCGACTGGCTCGTCCGAGAGGACGTCGACGTGCTCGGCATGCAGGAGATCAAGTGCAAGCCCGAGCAGTTCCCCTACGACCTCTTCACCGAGGCGGGCTACGACATCGAGCTGCACGGCCTCAGCCAGTGGAACGGCGTGGCGTTCGCCAGCCGACTGCCGATGAGCGACGTCGAGATCACCTTCCCGTCGCAGCCCGGCTTCGCCAAGGGCGTCGAGTCCGCCGACGCGCCGAAGGAGGCGCGGGCGATCGGCGTCACGGTCGACGGGGTGCGGCTGTGGAGCCTCTACGTTCCCAACGGCCGCGAGCTCGACGACCCGCACTACGCCTACAAGCTCGACTGGCTGGCGCGCCTCCGCGACGAGACCGAGGGCTGGCTGAAGGCGCAGCCCGACCTCCCGCTGGCGCTCATGGGCGACTGGAATGTCGCGCCGCTCGACACCGACGTGTGGGATCCCGCGGTGTTCGAGGGCCACACGCACACCAGCCCGCCCGAGCGCGCCGCCTTCGCCGCCTTCCAGGAGCCAGGGCTGCTGGCGGACGTCGTTCGCCCCCGCCTGCCCGACGGCTACACCTACTGGGACTACAAGCAACTCCGCTTCCCGCGCAACGAAGGAATGCGCATCGACTTCATCCTCGGGTCGAAGCCGTTCGCCGACCTCGTCACGAGTGCGCGCATCGACCGCAACGAGCGGAAGGGCGACGCCCCCAGCGACCACGTCCCGGTCGTCGTCGACCTCGCGGTCGACTCGGGCGACGACGACGACCGCCCGATGATCTTCTGA
- the pyrE gene encoding orotate phosphoribosyltransferase, protein MTDARQKLIDYISELAVFHGDFTLTSGKKATYYVDLRKVSLDHRVAPLIGQVMVDLIEDVPDVFAVGGLTMGADPIAAAVLHQGVALGKTYDAFVVRKEPKDHGRGRQVEGPELEGKRVIVLEDTSTTGGSPLKAIEALKKVGAEVVGVAVVVDRATGAREVIEKAGYPYFAAIGLEDLGLEP, encoded by the coding sequence GTGACCGACGCACGCCAGAAGCTCATCGACTACATCTCGGAGCTCGCCGTCTTCCACGGCGACTTCACGCTGACCAGCGGCAAGAAGGCGACGTACTACGTCGACCTGCGCAAGGTGAGCCTGGACCACCGCGTCGCCCCGCTGATCGGCCAGGTGATGGTCGACCTGATCGAAGACGTCCCCGATGTCTTCGCCGTCGGCGGCCTGACGATGGGCGCCGACCCGATCGCAGCGGCCGTCCTGCACCAGGGCGTCGCCCTCGGCAAGACCTACGACGCCTTCGTCGTCCGCAAAGAGCCCAAAGACCACGGCCGCGGGCGCCAGGTCGAGGGCCCCGAGCTCGAGGGCAAGCGCGTCATCGTGCTCGAAGACACCTCGACCACGGGCGGCTCGCCGCTGAAGGCGATCGAGGCGCTGAAGAAGGTCGGCGCCGAAGTGGTCGGCGTCGCCGTCGTCGTCGACCGGGCCACCGGCGCCCGCGAGGTCATCGAGAAGGCCGGCTACCCCTACTTCGCCGCGATCGGCCTGGAAGACCTCGGGCTCGAGCCGTGA
- a CDS encoding HAD-IIA family hydrolase: MAPRDEVECWLTDMDGVLVHENQALPGAAELIQQWQDEGTPYLVLTNNSIFTPRDLSARLRASGLEVPEDRIWTSALATADFCRSQIPGGSAFVIGEAGMTTALHEAGFIMTETAPDYVVVGETRNYSFEAITKAARLIMGGARFIVTNPDATGPSAEGILPATGAIAAMITKVTGKEPYVVGKPNPMMFRSAMNRIGAHSENTAMIGDRMDTDIIAGIEAGLHTVLVLTGISDQAEIERYPFRPTEIVAGVHELVRAEPTLNEGPDADGRL; encoded by the coding sequence ATGGCTCCCCGCGACGAGGTCGAATGCTGGCTGACCGACATGGACGGCGTGCTCGTCCACGAGAACCAGGCCCTGCCGGGCGCCGCCGAACTGATCCAGCAGTGGCAGGACGAAGGCACGCCCTACCTGGTGCTGACCAACAACTCGATCTTCACGCCGCGTGACCTCAGTGCTCGACTCCGCGCCTCGGGGCTCGAGGTGCCGGAGGACCGCATCTGGACCTCCGCGCTCGCGACCGCCGACTTCTGCCGCTCGCAGATCCCCGGCGGCTCGGCCTTCGTCATCGGCGAGGCCGGCATGACGACGGCGCTCCACGAGGCCGGCTTCATCATGACCGAGACGGCGCCCGACTACGTCGTCGTCGGCGAGACCCGCAACTACTCGTTCGAGGCGATCACGAAGGCCGCGCGCCTCATCATGGGCGGCGCGCGCTTCATCGTGACGAACCCCGACGCGACCGGCCCGAGCGCCGAAGGGATCCTGCCCGCCACCGGCGCGATCGCCGCCATGATCACGAAGGTCACCGGCAAGGAGCCCTACGTGGTCGGCAAGCCGAACCCGATGATGTTCCGCTCGGCCATGAACCGCATCGGGGCGCACTCCGAGAACACCGCGATGATCGGCGACCGCATGGACACCGACATCATCGCCGGCATCGAGGCAGGCCTCCACACCGTCCTCGTGCTGACCGGGATCAGCGACCAGGCCGAGATCGAGCGCTACCCGTTCCGGCCGACCGAGATCGTGGCGGGGGTCCACGAGCTCGTGCGCGCGGAGCCGACCCTCAACGAGGGGCCGGACGCCGACGGGCGGCTGTAG
- a CDS encoding NAD-dependent epimerase/dehydratase family protein, which yields MPESREPAAHDRVLVVGASGALGASVVSALGATRRWDVVRGGRRPDPATSTRPAVTVDLADEASVRAAIRLVRPRAVVIAAGVEPELCGADPELARLVHATSLGWVLEEGQSCGVERVVVPSSSAVYGDAYDVPAREDHPLDPRTLYAETKVAAEAVVSAWNSSHSPLRATALRIFNVYGDGFSRSLVQRLLHSRAAEPVGLAGLDGFRRDYVSSRDTADAVLRVLESPGDLPDVINIGSGTAVSNRELVASLSRRVVIAWRETAARSSYSCADISLARRVLGFAPASILA from the coding sequence ATGCCCGAGTCCCGAGAGCCCGCCGCCCACGATCGTGTGCTCGTCGTCGGCGCATCCGGGGCCCTAGGCGCGAGTGTCGTTTCGGCGCTGGGCGCCACCAGGCGGTGGGACGTCGTCCGGGGCGGCCGTCGGCCGGATCCTGCGACCTCGACGCGACCCGCCGTGACCGTCGACCTCGCCGACGAGGCCTCGGTGCGCGCGGCGATCAGGCTGGTGAGGCCGCGCGCCGTGGTGATCGCCGCCGGCGTCGAGCCCGAGCTCTGCGGCGCCGACCCCGAGCTGGCTCGCCTCGTGCACGCGACGAGCCTGGGCTGGGTGCTCGAGGAGGGCCAGAGCTGCGGCGTCGAGCGGGTCGTCGTGCCGTCGAGCTCGGCGGTCTACGGCGACGCGTACGACGTGCCGGCGCGCGAGGACCACCCGCTCGACCCCCGTACGCTCTACGCCGAGACCAAGGTCGCCGCCGAGGCGGTGGTCTCCGCGTGGAACAGCTCGCACTCGCCGCTCCGTGCGACGGCCCTGCGAATCTTCAACGTGTACGGCGACGGCTTCTCGCGGTCACTCGTCCAGCGCCTCCTGCACTCGCGCGCGGCCGAGCCCGTCGGGCTCGCTGGCCTCGACGGCTTCCGGCGCGACTACGTCAGCTCGCGCGACACCGCCGACGCCGTACTGCGAGTCCTGGAGTCGCCGGGCGACCTGCCCGACGTCATCAACATCGGCTCGGGCACCGCCGTCTCGAATCGAGAACTCGTCGCCTCGCTGTCACGCAGGGTCGTGATCGCCTGGCGCGAGACCGCAGCGCGCTCCAGCTATTCGTGCGCCGACATCAGCCTGGCCCGACGCGTGCTCGGCTTCGCCCCTGCGAGCATCCTGGCCTGA
- a CDS encoding TrmH family RNA methyltransferase yields MERTTPVASRPEPSVERTTHGVGPWPAPEAEWPADDRYDRELLAEGDTRNVIDRYRYWTMEAIVADIDAHRHPFHVAIENWQHDLNIGSIVRSANAFAADTVHIIGRRRWNKRGAMVTDRYQHVLHHETIADFTAWAREHDLPVLAVDNVDGSVPIETFDLPERCVLLFGQEGPGLSAEAIAASDAIVEIVQFGSTRSINASAAAAVVMHAWILQHVSFT; encoded by the coding sequence ATCGAGCGCACGACGCCCGTCGCCTCACGACCGGAACCCAGTGTCGAGCGGACCACCCACGGCGTCGGCCCGTGGCCCGCGCCCGAGGCCGAGTGGCCCGCCGACGACCGCTACGACCGCGAGCTGCTGGCCGAGGGCGACACCCGCAATGTCATCGACCGCTACCGCTACTGGACCATGGAGGCGATCGTCGCCGACATCGACGCCCACCGCCACCCGTTCCACGTCGCCATCGAGAACTGGCAGCACGACCTCAACATCGGCTCGATCGTGCGCAGCGCCAACGCCTTCGCCGCCGACACCGTCCACATCATCGGGCGCAGGAGATGGAACAAGCGCGGCGCCATGGTCACCGACCGCTACCAGCACGTCCTCCACCACGAGACCATCGCCGACTTCACCGCCTGGGCTCGCGAGCACGACCTGCCCGTGCTCGCCGTCGACAACGTCGACGGCTCCGTGCCGATCGAGACGTTCGACCTGCCCGAGCGCTGCGTGCTGCTCTTCGGTCAGGAGGGCCCGGGGCTCTCGGCCGAGGCGATCGCCGCCAGCGACGCGATCGTCGAGATCGTGCAGTTCGGCTCGACCCGCAGCATCAACGCGAGTGCCGCCGCCGCGGTGGTCATGCACGCCTGGATCCTGCAGCACGTCTCGTTCACCTGA
- a CDS encoding DUF3151 domain-containing protein, with amino-acid sequence MPATNLLGVPETLLPEEPEVLSALAAGTPVAEVVAAHPESSLAWALLSDETSAAGRDLEAYAYARVGYHRGLDALRKAGWRGQGPVPWSHEPNRGVLRALYALRRGAAAIGEAGEVERLTTFLDDSDPTAAASIEAA; translated from the coding sequence ATGCCTGCCACCAATCTGCTCGGCGTGCCCGAGACCCTCCTTCCCGAAGAACCCGAGGTGCTCTCCGCGCTCGCCGCGGGCACGCCCGTGGCCGAGGTGGTCGCCGCGCACCCCGAGTCGTCGCTCGCGTGGGCGCTGCTGTCGGACGAGACGAGCGCGGCAGGTCGCGACCTCGAGGCCTACGCGTACGCACGGGTCGGCTATCACCGCGGGCTCGACGCCCTGCGGAAGGCCGGCTGGCGAGGTCAGGGCCCGGTGCCGTGGTCGCACGAGCCGAACCGCGGTGTGCTCCGGGCCCTCTACGCGCTGCGTCGCGGGGCCGCGGCGATCGGCGAGGCGGGCGAGGTCGAGCGCCTCACGACCTTCCTCGACGACTCCGACCCGACCGCGGCCGCGTCGATCGAGGCCGCGTGA
- a CDS encoding glycosyltransferase, producing MPTRTTSNRTVALIGTRGYPSYYGGFETAVRRIAPYLADHGWDVTVYGRDGAQREDDPTRDPRVATRITRGVETKSLSTLSYGFTAVLDAALRKPDVALVMNVAHGFWLPLLKLRGVPTLVNVDGIEWERAKWGTLAKAVFRAGARTTAWWGDGLVCDAKAIARYWSRVFGVDGTFIPYGGDEPRSLPVPPESTHRGYALVVARFVPENTIEPFIEAAAVIAKTHDVIIVGSSGYGGELDERVAQLADANDRVHWLGHVSDDDRLFALWQHAGAYFHGHSVGGTNPALVQAMFCGIPIVARDTVYNREVLDDTGLFVEPRADAIAEAVTAVLDDPATQDRLAAAALARAREHYTWDGVCARYEEELARLAGR from the coding sequence ATGCCGACCCGAACGACATCGAACCGAACGGTCGCCCTCATCGGCACGCGGGGGTACCCCAGCTACTACGGCGGATTCGAGACCGCCGTCCGACGCATCGCGCCGTACCTCGCCGACCACGGCTGGGACGTCACCGTCTACGGACGCGACGGCGCGCAGCGTGAGGACGACCCCACCCGCGACCCGCGCGTGGCGACTCGGATCACGCGCGGCGTCGAGACGAAGTCGCTCTCGACGCTGTCGTACGGGTTCACCGCGGTGCTCGACGCGGCCCTGCGCAAGCCCGACGTGGCCCTGGTCATGAACGTCGCGCACGGATTCTGGCTGCCGCTGCTGAAGCTCCGCGGCGTGCCCACCCTCGTCAACGTCGACGGCATCGAGTGGGAGCGCGCCAAGTGGGGCACGCTCGCCAAGGCCGTGTTCCGTGCGGGCGCCCGCACCACGGCGTGGTGGGGCGACGGGCTCGTCTGCGATGCGAAGGCGATCGCCCGCTACTGGTCGCGCGTCTTCGGGGTCGACGGGACCTTCATCCCCTACGGCGGCGACGAGCCCCGATCGTTGCCGGTGCCGCCGGAGTCGACGCATCGCGGCTACGCCCTGGTCGTCGCGCGCTTCGTGCCGGAGAACACGATCGAGCCCTTCATCGAGGCCGCAGCGGTCATCGCGAAGACCCACGACGTGATCATCGTCGGGTCGAGCGGCTACGGCGGCGAGCTCGACGAACGGGTCGCGCAGCTCGCCGACGCGAACGACCGGGTGCACTGGCTCGGCCATGTCAGCGACGACGACCGGCTCTTCGCGCTCTGGCAGCACGCCGGCGCGTACTTCCACGGGCACAGCGTCGGCGGGACGAACCCGGCCCTCGTCCAGGCCATGTTCTGCGGCATCCCGATCGTCGCCCGCGACACCGTCTACAACCGGGAAGTGCTCGACGACACCGGGCTGTTCGTCGAGCCGCGCGCCGACGCGATCGCCGAGGCCGTCACCGCCGTCCTCGACGACCCCGCGACGCAGGATCGACTCGCCGCCGCGGCTCTCGCCCGGGCCCGCGAGCACTACACCTGGGACGGCGTCTGCGCGCGCTACGAGGAGGAGCTCGCCCGCCTGGCCGGCCGCTGA
- a CDS encoding YhgE/Pip family protein produces the protein MKIVTLVRSELARLTASSLARLAFVALMTVPLLYGGMYLWANQNPYAKLDHIPAAIVNQDSGGTDSAGHAVNYGDKVEKQLVDGKDFDWHVVSASQAASGLAAETYDFVFTIPSSFSRDLTSASSTDPTAAKIHLTTNDTTSYLSSTIADQAGNTIRAAVTAEVGKTAAKTLLVGLNDVRTNLATAADGSQKLVDGATKLKSGLDTASAASATLSSGAASLASGAASLNGGLQSLKSQTAALPSQTQQLATGAAQVAQGDKSLASSVDDAASTAQKTVDGLPAAKAAATAAQTKALTAIFTQAAEAGTPFTPEQQRLIEGYATSAGEASYAQLSNAANAANGQLKTLKSATDQLATGSAQVSGGAATLAASAPALTSGISQAASGSEQVSSGAASVASGAASLKSGLGTLDTGAGQLVDGTAKLTGGLNDGVKKIPATTAATRDKQAAAIADPVSIKDSSIASAGNYGAGLAPFFISLAAWIGMYALFLIIKPISKRAITAIKAPARITLAGWLTPVVLGVVQMLALFAIVKFALGFDVHSWPGMIGIMILASATFAAIIMMLNVLLGSVGQFLGLVLMLIQLVTAGGTFPWQTLPGPLAALHFALPMSYAVDGIRQLMYGGSGAAAGHDALVLLAWLLGALLVTFVAARRMTKSRTLRDLRPSLIG, from the coding sequence ATGAAGATCGTCACCCTCGTCCGCTCCGAGCTCGCCCGCCTCACGGCGTCGTCGCTCGCCCGTCTCGCCTTCGTGGCGCTGATGACGGTGCCGCTCCTCTACGGCGGCATGTACCTCTGGGCCAACCAGAACCCGTACGCGAAGCTCGACCACATCCCGGCCGCGATCGTGAACCAGGATTCGGGCGGCACCGACTCCGCGGGCCACGCCGTCAACTACGGCGACAAGGTCGAGAAGCAGCTCGTCGACGGCAAGGACTTCGACTGGCACGTCGTGAGCGCCTCGCAGGCCGCCTCGGGCCTTGCGGCTGAGACGTACGACTTCGTCTTCACGATCCCCTCGTCGTTCTCGCGCGACCTCACCTCGGCATCGTCGACCGACCCGACGGCCGCGAAGATCCACCTGACCACCAACGACACGACGAGCTACCTCTCGTCGACGATCGCCGACCAGGCGGGCAACACCATTCGCGCCGCGGTCACGGCCGAGGTCGGCAAGACCGCCGCGAAGACCCTCCTCGTCGGGCTGAACGACGTGCGCACGAACCTCGCGACTGCGGCCGACGGGTCGCAGAAGCTCGTCGACGGGGCCACGAAGCTGAAGTCGGGGCTCGACACGGCGAGCGCAGCGTCCGCGACACTCTCGTCGGGAGCAGCCTCCCTCGCCTCCGGCGCCGCCTCCCTGAACGGAGGGCTGCAGTCGCTGAAGTCGCAGACCGCGGCGCTGCCGTCGCAAACGCAGCAGCTGGCGACGGGCGCGGCGCAGGTGGCGCAGGGCGACAAGTCGCTCGCGTCGTCCGTCGACGACGCGGCCTCCACCGCGCAGAAGACCGTCGACGGGCTGCCCGCCGCGAAGGCGGCCGCGACGGCCGCGCAGACGAAAGCGCTCACCGCGATCTTCACGCAGGCCGCCGAAGCGGGCACGCCGTTCACTCCCGAGCAGCAGAGACTCATCGAGGGCTACGCGACGTCGGCGGGCGAGGCTTCGTACGCCCAGCTGAGCAACGCGGCGAACGCCGCGAACGGGCAGCTGAAGACGCTGAAGAGTGCGACGGATCAGCTCGCGACGGGCTCGGCGCAGGTCTCGGGCGGTGCGGCCACGCTCGCCGCCTCGGCTCCTGCGCTCACCTCGGGCATCTCGCAGGCGGCATCGGGGTCGGAGCAGGTGTCGAGCGGCGCGGCCTCCGTCGCCAGCGGCGCGGCATCGTTGAAGAGCGGCCTCGGCACGCTCGACACCGGCGCGGGGCAGCTCGTCGACGGCACCGCGAAGCTCACCGGCGGGCTCAACGACGGCGTGAAGAAGATCCCGGCGACGACGGCCGCGACGCGCGACAAGCAGGCCGCGGCGATCGCCGACCCGGTGTCGATCAAGGACTCCTCGATCGCCAGCGCCGGCAACTACGGCGCGGGCCTCGCACCGTTCTTCATCAGCCTGGCCGCGTGGATCGGCATGTACGCGCTGTTCCTCATCATCAAGCCGATCTCGAAGCGGGCGATCACGGCGATCAAGGCGCCGGCGCGCATCACGCTCGCAGGATGGCTGACCCCCGTCGTGCTGGGCGTCGTCCAGATGCTCGCCCTCTTCGCCATCGTGAAGTTCGCGCTCGGGTTCGACGTGCACTCCTGGCCCGGGATGATCGGCATCATGATCCTCGCGTCGGCCACGTTCGCCGCCATCATCATGATGCTCAACGTGCTGCTCGGCAGCGTCGGGCAGTTCCTCGGCCTCGTGCTCATGCTGATCCAGCTCGTCACGGCAGGCGGCACGTTCCCCTGGCAGACGCTGCCGGGGCCGCTCGCCGCGCTGCACTTCGCCCTGCCGATGAGCTACGCGGTCGACGGAATCCGGCAGCTCATGTACGGGGGCAGCGGCGCTGCGGCCGGGCATGACGCGCTCGTGCTTCTCGCCTGGCTCCTCGGAGCCCTGCTCGTGACTTTCGTCGCGGCTCGCAGGATGACGAAGAGCCGCACCCTGAGAGACCTCCGCCCGAGCCTGATCGGCTAG
- a CDS encoding TetR/AcrR family transcriptional regulator codes for MTSQDHAPARVRAPRRDAAENRESLIRAAATLLDRDPGASLDAIAAEAGLSRRAVYGHFATRDDLLRELALHGAARINAAVVSDGAPDEPTDPATRLALVAVRLWNEVDHVRTMALVTVRGPHMLLVGDALAPLRQHVQGIVERGVEAGSFRTDIDPERLSRLVESAAISVLDEATRHGLTTGEGRRLVALSALSMAGFSYGEAAPYLEAALLLDTQKEDLP; via the coding sequence ATGACCTCGCAGGATCACGCGCCCGCTCGCGTCCGCGCCCCCCGCCGCGACGCCGCCGAGAACCGCGAGTCCCTGATCCGGGCCGCCGCGACGCTCCTCGATCGCGACCCCGGTGCCTCCCTCGACGCCATCGCCGCCGAGGCCGGACTCTCGCGCCGCGCCGTCTACGGCCACTTCGCCACGCGCGACGACCTGCTGCGCGAGCTCGCCCTGCACGGGGCGGCGCGGATCAACGCGGCCGTGGTGAGCGACGGAGCGCCCGACGAGCCCACCGATCCTGCGACCCGGCTCGCCCTGGTCGCCGTGCGCCTCTGGAACGAGGTCGACCACGTGCGCACCATGGCCCTCGTGACCGTGCGCGGGCCCCACATGCTGCTCGTCGGCGACGCCCTCGCGCCGCTGCGCCAGCACGTGCAGGGGATCGTCGAGCGAGGCGTCGAGGCGGGCTCGTTCCGCACCGACATCGACCCAGAGCGCTTGTCGCGACTCGTCGAGAGCGCCGCCATCTCGGTGCTCGACGAGGCGACCCGGCACGGGCTCACCACCGGCGAGGGGCGGCGACTCGTCGCCCTCTCCGCCCTCTCGATGGCCGGCTTCTCGTACGGCGAGGCCGCGCCCTACCTCGAGGCCGCCCTGCTTCTCGACACTCAGAAAGAAGACCTCCCGTGA